The region TCTAGCTTTGGCCACCGCCTTGTGACATTGTTTCATTgtcttcagatcctccgacattATCATCCCAAGGTCCCTTTCTCGATCTGTGCTTATTAGactctcaccccccaaaaatacTGCTCTTGGATTTCTACATCCCATGTGAATGATTCTacacttcacattaaattttaactgccaaacattagatcaGTCTTCTAATCTTTTTAGATCAGTTCTCATGTTGTCTACACAGTCCAGGGTGCAAATCTTCGTGTTGTCCACCAAAATGCAAACTTtcccttctaatccttcagcaatgtcactcctaaatatattgaatagaatggaTCCCAATATCGATCCtagagtggagcagtagcctagtggttagagcagtggactttatcctggtgaactgggttcaattcctactgcagctccttgtcactctgggcaagttacaacttagattgtaaccacagaaagacggtgtatcaagtcccatccccacaCCTTGGGGCACTTCActaatcactttttttttcctcttgagtgaattccattcaccaccaccctctgtctgtcagtcaaccagcttctaatccatttcaccacttgggtcctaacttcatccTATTCAACTTGTTCCCAAaccctcctgtgaggaaccatatcgaaggctttgctgaagtccaaatagACCACATCTATTGCATACCCTCGATCCAGTTCGCTGGTCACCCAGTCTGAGACATCAAACTGATTCAATTGACACGATTTGCGTTTGGTAacccatgttgccttggattcaATAaaccattggattccaggaactTTACTATCAGTTCCTTCAGCAACGCCTCTGTTATTTTTCCAACTCCAAAGTGAGGCTTATCAGcttgtagtttcccactttttcTCTGTTACCATTTTTGTGGAGAGGACCGCATCCTCTTCTCGAATCCTGTGGAGCTTCTCTTGTCTCAAAGGATGTTATATACATCTTTAAGAGGGCCTGAcagaacctctttgagctccttcagtattctTGGGTGTATCTCATTCAGTCCCTTGGCTTTGTCCAATTTGGTTTTCCAACTTACCTTTGAATTGTCTGACCGCCAACATACAGAGGCATTTcccctatttttaaaaattccatcTCCTCAAGGAAAGTGATATGATTACTCAAATTATTGATTACAAATTTtgagataaaaaataaaaaaattgagaaAATCTCCATAGTTAAGAAATACAATAAATTTACATAGTAGAAAAAAACACTGATTAGTTGTGTGATTTGTACCTATGAGAAAACACATGGATCCATGTTGCTGCCTTCCAGAAGTGAGAAGTGGAGCCACGTAAGGCTATTAAGTTTAAATCGGCTATAGAGAAAAAGCTGCTTGCCTTAATATGGGTTCTCCATAGGCAGTAGGATAAATCAAAACACATTACCCCTTCTCCATCTTGGGGGCTTGACTCCTGAGTTCTGTAATGGGGCTGGGGGAAGGGCCAGATTTGTGAGAAGTTCTTCAAATTCTTAGAAGAAAAACTGTGCCGTGTTGGATGACATTGCTGTCTTGTGTGTCTGAtttattctgcttttttttttttttttttttttaaacagagaatCCCCATAGACATAAGCAACTTTTCCAGCCCCAGCTTTACTCAAATCTCTTTGAGATGTAATTAAACAGAAAAGGTGTTAGCTACCTAGAAGCAGGTTCTGCTGGGTCCAGTTTTAGGTCTACTGTATTCTTTTAGATTATGAAATTTTAATTGATTTGAAATATTGACATGGAAATTATTTTTAACACAGAGGCATTTCTTGATTCACttgtaacacttttttttttccagcatacATACTAATTTGGGCCAGTGCTAAAGATGACTGAAGAAAAGAATATAATCGATGATAAATTGGATCACTGGAGTTCTCCAAGAAAACTGTAGAATACTGCTTTCCTTTTTAAAGATACTTAAATGCTGTTGGAAATGAGgccagaagaaaataattttatttttgctatTTAACCAAATTATCATATGTTGTTCAGCAATGCAACTAAAGAACATGAGGGAAATTTTGCCAAATTTGTGCATTGACCAAGAAGAAAGAAACAATGTTTTGGTTTCTTCTCCCATACAAGCAAATGGGGATAAAGTAAATCAGCCAAGTAAGCACAGATCTCGCAGTTGTTCCCAAGTTACGGAACCAGAAGGTGGTAAACCCTCACTGGTTCTTTGTAAAAACTGCAGTAGTTTGTTTGAACCTTTATCACAGGATTTCCAAAACATGATCAACTGAGGCGaactgaagaaaaaaatgcatttctttGCAGTAGATGTAGTCTAAGTTTATCTTCATGTTTTTCTAATATGAATGGTGCTATAAATAGTACAAATATAGACGAGAAAAAATATATCTCAGATAAAATGGAGCGGAAAACAGCAAAGACAATTGCACTAGAAAAATATCACTGTGATAAATGCCGATTTACAACAAAGGATCATTTGCTATATCAGAAACATGCCTTATTACATGAAGAAATCAAGTTTATTTGTTCACATTGTAATTATGTGTCGTACACCAAAGGAGAATTTCAGCGACATTTGGTGAAACACACTGGAACTTTTCCATATAAATGTGAATACTGCGAGTATGGTGCTGTTAGAAATGATTATATAGTTAAACACACTAGAAGGGTACATGAAGGTACCCATGAAATACATCATGCAGACatcataaataaaaatcagagccggcatagtatgcacaaaGAAAAGACTTCAGCACGTAAATCTAGTTTCCAGAAAATATCTAATTCCTCTACAGTTTTAGCTTGTCATGATATCCAGAGTGAAGCATTGAGTACTGGTTGTTTGTATAGTAGTGTAGAATATAATAAATTAGAATCATTTGTTAAAGAAAGTGATGTAAAATTAAATACAAATGGAGGATCTTTGCTAAAAGATGAAGAGGATAGAAATTTGGAAGTTGAACTAGTTTCTCCGCTAAATGAACCTTTACTTCCTGACATGACACTAACAGCAGTTGCCCCACCAGATCTTGTTATTCCTTCTCATAGTTTTGCTCAGTTGGTAGAGGTCAAGGTGATAGATGGTAAACGACAGCTGGTTCTGAAACTATTCCCACAGAATGAAAGATGCTTTGAGCTTGTAAATACAGAAACATGTACTTCAATTTCTGGACAAATATTACACGAGTTAAATAATAGTGTTTTTGATGAGCAGAGTGGGCCATTAATAACAAATTCAGCATATGAAGATACATCTCAGATGTATTGCAGTAGTTTGACACCTAAATCAGAAGATAACATGAAGAATTCTTCAGGATTTTGTTCAGATTCTTGTTCTTCAAATATGAAGCTAATATCTGCACTTGTAAATCATACTATGGAGGAAGAGCCTTTAAAGGACATCTGTTTTAAATCAAGTGTTACAAATGGCTTTTCAGAGACTCGGGACATACACAGCAGTGAAGTAAAGGGTGGTCACCAGTTTTACGTAATGAATAAACTAGCTGAAAGTAGCTCTGATAAAACTTCTACATGTATATCCTTGTTCTCTGCAGCCCCATCCAAGGATGATATAGCACAGATGGCTCTAGAGAGCAAAAATGATTACTGTTCTTCACAGGTAGATTTAAGTATAGATAAAGATGCTGGTAATAAAGATTCATTGGATACTATTCACACTTCTTTCCACAGTTGTTTGTCCAATGCTTATTTGACTAAAGAGCCTGTGAAAATTTCAGCAACAGAGATAGACTCTAGTTTCTGTAAAAGTGTATGTTCACCTCTGGATGACAATGATAATGACTTCAGTTTATATCAGTCTCCTGATGATGTGTTCAGCTTTCCTGTGGCACATTTAGAAGAGCAATATAAAGAAGTCAACATGAATATTTCAGAGGGGCCTTATATTTCATCTGTTTTTTCTCTTAGCTCTATTGAAAACATCCCTGAAGGTATAGAATGGAATGAAAACCTACCTAGCAAAACAGAACCAAGAACATTGTCCAGTGGAAGTACTTTTGTTACTCATTGTTCTATGATGCCCCCTCCATCTGTGTTGCTTGCTAAATCTGTTCATTCTAATGATTCAGATTTGATGAATGGTTCAGTCAGTACTGATGGGCATTTTGATTGTCAACCTTCATGTTTATGGAAAGGAAATTTTACCCAGaaagataaaaatatatttttacctAAGGTGCATCATGCTGATAATTGTACTTCATCTGACATTGGAAAATATGTTGATGAGCATTTCAATTTGAAAACCAACAGAGATGCCTGTCTTCCTAAACAAATTATCTGTCCAGTAGTTTGTAAACAGAAGCATAATTCTGAAGCTGACTTATCACCAAGTTGTATTTTACATTTGTCAAAAACTGAAGAAAATTTACTTGCTAATAAGCTCAAAACAAGTGAGACCCTGCCTAAAAATTGTGGTGGAAATGGGGATGTTTTAGAACCAGCAGTGTCAAATGTAGGTAAAAAAAATCATTCAAATGCTAATAGAAATTTTAATGTGGTACACTGTTCTAAGGAAGCATATTCTGTtatagaacaaaatgaaaatggtcAAAACCAAAGTCTTAATAGAGAGAATGCAGAATtgagttcacaagtacctgatctTTTATGTTCCATAAATCATTTAGAATCACATTTATTACCAAAAGAGAATGAAATGGCTAATGACCAGTTgccaacaacagcagcagcaggcctgCAAAGTACTGAAAAAGATCAGTTGCATTTGGAAAATGAACCATGTTTGTTACCAAAAGAGAATGAAATGCCTGATAACCAGTTGCCAACAACAGCAGGTCTGCAAAGTACTGAAAAAGATCAGTTGCATTTGGAAAATGAACCACGTTTATTACCGAAAGAGAATGAAATGGCTAATGACCAGTTGCCAACAACAGCAGGTCTGCAAAGTACTGAAAAAGATCAGTTGCATTTGGAAAATGAACGATGTTTGTTaccaaaagaaaatgaaatgccTGATAACCAGTTGCCAACAACAGCAGGTCTGCAAAGTACTGAAAAAGATCAGTTGCATTTGGAAAATGAACCACGTTTATTACCGAAAGAGAATGAAATGGCTAATGACCAGTTGCCAACAACAGCAGGTCTGCAAAGTACTGAAAAAGATCAGTTGCATTTGGAATATGAACCACGTTTATTACCGAAAGAGAATGAAATGGCTAATGACCAGTTGCCAACAACAGCAGGTCTGCAAAGTACTGAAAAAGATCAGTTGCATTTGGAATATGAACCACGTTTATTACCGAAAGAGAATGAAATGGCTAATGACCAGTTGCCAACAACAGCAGGTCTGCAAAGTACTGAAAAAGATCAGTTGCATTTGGAATATGAACCACGTTTATTACCAAAAGAGAATGAAATGGCTAATGTCCAGTTGCCAATAACAGCAAGTCTGCAAAGTACTGAAAAAGATCAGTTGCATTTGGAAAATGAACCAAATTCTGTCATGAAATATACTATGTTGGTTAATGAGACTGACCAAAATATGTTTCATCAGGACTTGGGTAGGCCAAATGAGCCATCTAGAAAAGAACAGTTACATTTTAGCCAAGCACCACCACAAGTTCATGGAGTAAAATCAAAACGGGGATTAGCTAAAAATGTCAATATCGGTAATCCAGTATTTATTCCTAAAGGAACTGTACTGAGAGTGGTGAACTCCAATAGCAATAATTCAGGTGAAATGGATAGATCTACTAGCATATCAGTTCATTCTGTAAATTGTAGTGAAACACTTCTTCCAAGACCTGTTCCATTTACTATATCAGAAAAACTAGTTGACTTATCTTTGTCTATGAAGAATGAATTGTATAAATTTAGAAATCCTAGGAGGTCATTCAGCCATAAGCTGGGACAAGAGCTTGATCTTAAATTGTCTCTCAAAAAATGCACCACAAAATTAGATGGGAAATGTGATAACCTAAATAAACAGAAGGTGGAGCTTAAAAGGCCAGCATCaccacagaataaaataaaacaaatacgtTCTGAAGATCattttcagaaaaagaaagtgaaaCTTCAGCTTGATAAGGGTGATGTTTGTAATGAGAAGGAAGCATTAACAAGAGCCAGACGTTTGAGGCTAATGCCAGTTTCAGCAAGTCAGTTGATAAAATGCCCTCGTCGTAATCAGCCTGTTGTTGTGTTAAACCATCCTGATGTTGATTCTCTTGAAGTAGTGAATGTGATGAAGACCATAAGCAAGTACAAAGCAAATGTGCTTAAAGTAATTTTATCTGAACGAACAATTTATTGCTTGGGaataaaacagtatcaaaaaagACTTATGTATCAGAGTTGGGAGGTTAAGACTCCAGCAAAAGAACTGAAAATGAAACTAAAAAAAGTTCATAAAAGTTACTGCCGGGAAACAAGTGGTATAACAGATGATTCTTTgctaaatgtttttaaatgttgGTTTTGTGGAAGACATTATGAGAACCAGGAAGAATGGATAAGTCATGGACAACGCCATTTAATAGAATCAACAAGAGACTGGGATAATCTCTTCCCATCTGAGATTCATAACTGAGTTGACTGGTTTTTAGTTATGTTTGTTTGCCTTTCAGTTCTATAATAAATGAGAGATTTATAGTTTGTGCTATACTTTCCCAATATATACAAAACAGTTCCTGAACTTGGGCTGAGGGAGGTATTTTAAAGTACAAAAAAGGCTGTATTACATATCCATAAGTCAGCAAAAAGATACAGTGTACTAATGATCATGATCAAGATTAACAGAATTTTCATTTAGTAGATGGGTAAAGCATTAAATTAGAAGTTAAAATATCATGACTACTATTAAAAACTACAGGGTCAATATACAGCCGTCAGCAGTGAGCATTTTTACTCACCACCGAtggcgttattcctggatattcaaagccgggaCCTGTGTAGgctctggctttgaatatccatgtTTTAAAAATCCGGTTAAAACATAGTcacttaagtcgatattcatcaCTGAAGCGGTCATGGGTTACCAGACTTTTATGTGGTTTCATTTATGTGGTAAACCTGGCCACTtaaaggctgaatatcagcacttaagctgccaagtgctgactctgccccaggaATGCTCCCAATATAGCCGGCTTCGAGTTTGATGctgtcatattcagtggcacttagtgGTTAagcgctgctgaatattggcagctatCTCCAAATTTAATCAGCCAGCGGCTGACTAAATGTCTTTGAATATTAGGCCTTACGTTGTCATTTTGGATATATTGtgggaaggagtggaggagtggcctagtggttagagtggtggactttggtcctggggaactgggttcgattcccactgcaggcacaggcagctccttgtgactctgggcaagtcacttaaccctccattgtcccaggtacaaataagtacctgtatattttatttatttatttatttattttattgcatttgtatcccacattttcccacctatttgcgggctcagtgtggcttacaatacattgtgaatgatggaaatacaatgtgttacagtacaattatgggttacattatgaggagttgtgggaagacaaagtcaagtcaaaacaacatttagagtacctgtatataatatgtaagccgcattgaacctgctatgagtgggaaagcgcggggtacaaatgtaataaataaataaataaggtaagaCATTCTTATCCATATTTAACATAAATTGGAATTTGGATGCATAATTGAAACTGCACCTTGGAAATTCAGAAAGAATTTTGACTGTTACAAACATTGTTATCCAAATTTGCTTTAAATATCAGGAAGAAATGGTAttcattttaattttgtattttatgctAAAGTTTTGCAGGGGTTTTTGGATACCTTATTTCATGGCAATTTGAATAATTGAGCTATTGATATTTTCTGATGTTTGAAAGTTTATAGTCTAACTTTGTTCTACTGTCTATATGTTTGAATCATCAGCATATACTGGTAATTAAAGTACCTCAAATAGAGCAAGAAAAGAATCCCTAATAGAGTTGTGGAAGCTGTGCATGGAGGTGTCAAACATTTGAGTATTAACGTGTGGTAGCTGTGCTTTACAGAAGTCCACTCACATAACTTGTATATTCTGTTACTGCCTGATTTTTCAGATTATAATTTTAAGTATTTTTATTTGGGTGAGTtttgagaaatttttttttattttatttttgttacatttgtaccccgcgctttcccactcatggcaggctcaatgcggcgggcaatggagggttaagtgacttgcccagagtcacaaggaactgcctgtgccgggaatcaaactcagttccccaggaccaaagtccaccaccctaaccactctgTAATTTAGAAgtatgccttttttatttttattttttttggcacaGAAGGAAAACTTCATACCTGTTTAGTAAAAAGTGAACACTATAGAGCAAGGCTCTATAGAGATGCATGGTTCATTGTGCAGGACCTCTGGAAGTTTGTgaagattttctttttgtttgctttCATATTTGTAAATAAATTTGGAACTCTTAGCAAAATTCAGATTATACTGAAAAGGCAAGAGCTAAAT is a window of Microcaecilia unicolor chromosome 2, aMicUni1.1, whole genome shotgun sequence DNA encoding:
- the ZNF518B gene encoding LOW QUALITY PROTEIN: zinc finger protein 518B (The sequence of the model RefSeq protein was modified relative to this genomic sequence to represent the inferred CDS: deleted 2 bases in 1 codon), whose protein sequence is MQLKNMREILPNLCIDQEERNNVLVSSPIQANGDKVNQPSKHRSRSCSQVTEPEGGKPSLVLCKNCSSLFEPLSQFPKHDQLRRTEEKNAFLCSRCSLSLSSCFSNMNGAINSTNIDEKKYISDKMERKTAKTIALEKYHCDKCRFTTKDHLLYQKHALLHEEIKFICSHCNYVSYTKGEFQRHLVKHTGTFPYKCEYCEYGAVRNDYIVKHTRRVHEGTHEIHHADIINKNQSRHSMHKEKTSARKSSFQKISNSSTVLACHDIQSEALSTGCLYSSVEYNKLESFVKESDVKLNTNGGSLLKDEEDRNLEVELVSPLNEPLLPDMTLTAVAPPDLVIPSHSFAQLVEVKVIDGKRQLVLKLFPQNERCFELVNTETCTSISGQILHELNNSVFDEQSGPLITNSAYEDTSQMYCSSLTPKSEDNMKNSSGFCSDSCSSNMKLISALVNHTMEEEPLKDICFKSSVTNGFSETRDIHSSEVKGGHQFYVMNKLAESSSDKTSTCISLFSAAPSKDDIAQMALESKNDYCSSQVDLSIDKDAGNKDSLDTIHTSFHSCLSNAYLTKEPVKISATEIDSSFCKSVCSPLDDNDNDFSLYQSPDDVFSFPVAHLEEQYKEVNMNISEGPYISSVFSLSSIENIPEGIEWNENLPSKTEPRTLSSGSTFVTHCSMMPPPSVLLAKSVHSNDSDLMNGSVSTDGHFDCQPSCLWKGNFTQKDKNIFLPKVHHADNCTSSDIGKYVDEHFNLKTNRDACLPKQIICPVVCKQKHNSEADLSPSCILHLSKTEENLLANKLKTSETLPKNCGGNGDVLEPAVSNVGKKNHSNANRNFNVVHCSKEAYSVIEQNENGQNQSLNRENAELSSQVPDLLCSINHLESHLLPKENEMANDQLPTTAAAGLQSTEKDQLHLENEPCLLPKENEMPDNQLPTTAGLQSTEKDQLHLENEPRLLPKENEMANDQLPTTAGLQSTEKDQLHLENERCLLPKENEMPDNQLPTTAGLQSTEKDQLHLENEPRLLPKENEMANDQLPTTAGLQSTEKDQLHLEYEPRLLPKENEMANDQLPTTAGLQSTEKDQLHLEYEPRLLPKENEMANDQLPTTAGLQSTEKDQLHLEYEPRLLPKENEMANVQLPITASLQSTEKDQLHLENEPNSVMKYTMLVNETDQNMFHQDLGRPNEPSRKEQLHFSQAPPQVHGVKSKRGLAKNVNIGNPVFIPKGTVLRVVNSNSNNSGEMDRSTSISVHSVNCSETLLPRPVPFTISEKLVDLSLSMKNELYKFRNPRRSFSHKLGQELDLKLSLKKCTTKLDGKCDNLNKQKVELKRPASPQNKIKQIRSEDHFQKKKVKLQLDKGDVCNEKEALTRARRLRLMPVSASQLIKCPRRNQPVVVLNHPDVDSLEVVNVMKTISKYKANVLKVILSERTIYCLGIKQYQKRLMYQSWEVKTPAKELKMKLKKVHKSYCRETSGITDDSLLNVFKCWFCGRHYENQEEWISHGQRHLIESTRDWDNLFPSEIHN